One Salvelinus fontinalis isolate EN_2023a chromosome 27, ASM2944872v1, whole genome shotgun sequence genomic region harbors:
- the zc3h14 gene encoding zinc finger CCCH domain-containing protein 14 isoform X2, translated as MEIGTEISKKIRAAIKGKLQELGAYVDEELPDYIMVMVANKKTSQQMSDDLSLFLGNNTIKFTVWLHGVLEKLRSVAVGKFRLHGVLEKLRSVAVEPASLRPQLYSDTGTSSGKSEWKGEESKGLAVSSSRSDRTEARVSSSAHEHRRVSSDKTSLSRLTSAVKPLMDPPSSEAVIDIKPELDDDLIGEDPVDMGVLPGRLRGSTSGGGRASAQIYRPPQGRSSSGTGRSADAYRSSEGSSGSHSRQQHSSYHLDSRSSRDSRTYRDGGSSRQQEEASRKRKAPVVSSVVRVNQAADGGRDSEEEEDDDDEDEGYGVKNLSSRVSLPSKPERKPSLPPAKQANKNLLLRAMSEAQISINKTAAYPPIPQRQTVPVAPRTRSTADEMNAAIQLVQEHLHGLVPRGQSYTPSEPQPPRQLVQSRSLASRLQLDVPEDTMSAQHSDYLALEVAEGSVLKPFDTRSFIVRRPELEEELVPVRSRLGQLDKVPMTSRLGLEEVPPPMRSGLEEVPPPMRSRREETAVPMRSRLGAMVKEEIQPATPRMVQPASSEKAEAAGSASPKFIVTLDGVPSPLGNLGDCDMEADDSYPKPTKTTMPDPSIHLGTKPKLSIHHRLQGEPQYPDELGMETEEEEAGPVKRQKVLERCKFWPVCKSGDECVYHHPTTQCKTFPSCKFGDKCLFVHPNCKFDGKCSKPDCPFTHVSRRGPAPYAPPVRPVPPVQTSSVCRFFPECKKMDCLFYHPKPCRFGAQCKRTGCTFYHPTASVPPRHALKWTKAQSS; from the exons ATGGAGATCGGCACAGAGATAAGCAAGAAAATACGG GCTGCTATCAAGGGAAAGCTTCAAGAACTCGGTGCCTATGTTG acgaAGAGTTACCAGACTATATCATGGTGATGGTGGCCAACAAGAAGACTTCACAGCAGATGTCTGATGACCTGTCCCTCTTCCTCGGCAACAATACCATCAAGTTTACTGTCTG GTTACATGGAGTCCTGGAGAAGCTGAGGTCTGTGGCTGTAGGTAAGTTCAGGTTACATGGAGTCCTGGAGAAGCTGAGGTCTGTGGCTGTAG aacccGCGTCCCTGAGGCCTCAGCTGTACTCCGACACTGGCACCTCGTCAGGGAAGAGTGAGTGGAAGGGGGAGGAGTCAAAGGGCCTTGCGGTGTCCAGCTCACGCTCTGATAGGACAGAGGCCCGTGTGTCAAGCTCCGCCCATGAGCACAG AAGGGTCTCCTCAGACAAAACCTCCTTGTCCCGCCTCACCTCCGCGGTCAAGCCCCTGATGGACCCTCCCTCCTCTGAGGCCGTCATCGACATCAAGCCCGAGCTAGACGATGACCTCATCGGCGAGGACCCCGTGGACATGGGCGTCCTCCCAGGTCGCCTGCGTGGATCCACCTCCGGAGGAGGGCGGGCATCAGCTCAGATCTACAGGCCACCCCAGGGCAGGTCCTCCTCGGGGACAGGCAGGTCGGCGGACGCCTATAGGTCCTCAGAAGGGTCCTCGGGGTCTCACAGCAGGCAGCAGCACAGCAGCTATCACCTGGACAGTAGGAGCAGCAGAGACAGCAGGACATACAGAGATGGAGGCAGCAGCAGG CAGCAGGAGGAGGCTTCGAGGAAGCGCAAAGCCCCGGTGGTGAGCTCCGTGGTGCGGGTGAACCAGGCAGCAGACGGGGGTCGagacagtgaggaggaggaggatgatgatgatgaagatgaaggaTACGGGGTCAAGAACCTGTCCAGCAGAGTGTCCCTGCCTTCCAAACCAGAACGCAA ACCCTCCCTGCCCCCGGCCAAACAAGCCAACAAGAACCTGCTACTGAGGGCTATGTCTGAGGCCCAGATCTCTATCAACAAGACTGCAGCCTACCCACCTA TACCACAGAGACAGACGGTTCCGGTGGCGCCCAGGACGCGTTCAACCGCTGACGAGATGAACGCAGCCATCCAGCTGGTTCAGGAGCACCTCCACGGCCTGGTCCCCAGGGGGCAGTCTTACACCCCCTCAGAGCCTCAGCCCCCCAGGCAGCTAG TTCAGTCTCGGTCCCTGGCCTCTCGGCTGCAGTTAGACGTGCCAGAAGACACCATGAGCGCACAGCACAGTGACTATTTAG CTCTGGAGGTGGCTGAGGGGAGTGTTCTGAAGCCATTTGACACACGCTCCTTCATCGTGAGGAGACCTGAACTGGAGGAGGAGCTGGTTCCTGTCCGGAGCAGACTGGGACAACTGGACaag GTGCCTATGACGAGTAGGCTGGGGTTAGAGGAGGTGCCACCTCCTATGAGGAGTGGACTGGAGGAAGTGCCACCTCCTATGAGGAGTAGACGGGAGGAGACCGCAGTGCCTATGAGGAGCAGGCTGGGAGCCATGGTCAAGGAGGAGATCCAGCCAGCTACTCCACGTATGGTGCAGCCAGCCAG CAGTGAGAAGGCTGAAGCCGCGGGGTCAGCCAGTCCTAAATTCATTGTGACTCTGGATGGGGTTCCTAGCCCCCTGGGTAACCTAGGAGACTGTGACATGGAGGCAGACGACAGTTATCCTAAACCAACCAAGACCACCATGCCTGACCCCTCCATCCACCTCGGAACAAAACCCAAACTCAGCATCCACCACAGACTGCAGGGGGAACCACAATACCCTGATG AGTTAGGGATGGAgaccgaggaggaggaggcgggtcCTGTGAAGAGACAGAAGGTTCTGGAGAGGTGTAAGTTCTGGCCCGTCTGTAAGAGTGGAGATGAGTGTGTTTACCACCACCCTACCACTCAGTGCAA AACCTTCCCCAGCTGTAAGTTTGGGGACAAATGCCTGTTCGTCCATCCTAACTGTAAGTTTGACGGCAAGTGTTCCAAACCAGATTGTCCCTTCACTCACGTCAGCCGCAGAGGACCTGCCCCCTACGCCCCCCCAGTCAGACCAG TACCTCCAGtccagaccagcagtgtctgccGTTTCTTCCCAGAGTGTAAGAAGATGGACTGTCTCTTCTACCACCCCAAG CCGTGTCGGTTTGGAGCCCAGTGTAAACGTACTGGCTGCaccttctaccaccccactgcctcgGTCCCTCCCAGACACGCCCTCAAGTGGACTAAGGCCCAGAGCAG CTAG
- the zc3h14 gene encoding zinc finger CCCH domain-containing protein 14 isoform X3, with amino-acid sequence MEIGTEISKKIRAAIKGKLQELGAYVDEELPDYIMVMVANKKTSQQMSDDLSLFLGNNTIKFTVWLHGVLEKLRSVAVGKFRLHGVLEKLRSVAVEPASLRPQLYSDTGTSSGKSEWKGEESKGLAVSSSRSDRTEARVSSSAHEHRRVSSDKTSLSRLTSAVKPLMDPPSSEAVIDIKPELDDDLIGEDPVDMGVLPGRLRGSTSGGGRASAQIYRPPQGRSSSGTGRSADAYRSSEGSSGSHSRQQHSSYHLDSRSSRDSRTYRDGGSSRQEEASRKRKAPVVSSVVRVNQAADGGRDSEEEEDDDDEDEGYGVKNLSSRVSLPSKPERKPSLPPAKQANKNLLLRAMSEAQISINKTAAYPPIPQRQTVPVAPRTRSTADEMNAAIQLVQEHLHGLVPRGQSYTPSEPQPPRQLVVQSRSLASRLQLDVPEDTMSAQHSDYLALEVAEGSVLKPFDTRSFIVRRPELEEELVPVRSRLGQLDKVPMTSRLGLEEVPPPMRSGLEEVPPPMRSRREETAVPMRSRLGAMVKEEIQPATPRMVQPASSEKAEAAGSASPKFIVTLDGVPSPLGNLGDCDMEADDSYPKPTKTTMPDPSIHLGTKPKLSIHHRLQGEPQYPDELGMETEEEEAGPVKRQKVLERCKFWPVCKSGDECVYHHPTTQCKTFPSCKFGDKCLFVHPNCKFDGKCSKPDCPFTHVSRRGPAPYAPPVRPVPPVQTSSVCRFFPECKKMDCLFYHPKPCRFGAQCKRTGCTFYHPTASVPPRHALKWTKAQSS; translated from the exons ATGGAGATCGGCACAGAGATAAGCAAGAAAATACGG GCTGCTATCAAGGGAAAGCTTCAAGAACTCGGTGCCTATGTTG acgaAGAGTTACCAGACTATATCATGGTGATGGTGGCCAACAAGAAGACTTCACAGCAGATGTCTGATGACCTGTCCCTCTTCCTCGGCAACAATACCATCAAGTTTACTGTCTG GTTACATGGAGTCCTGGAGAAGCTGAGGTCTGTGGCTGTAGGTAAGTTCAGGTTACATGGAGTCCTGGAGAAGCTGAGGTCTGTGGCTGTAG aacccGCGTCCCTGAGGCCTCAGCTGTACTCCGACACTGGCACCTCGTCAGGGAAGAGTGAGTGGAAGGGGGAGGAGTCAAAGGGCCTTGCGGTGTCCAGCTCACGCTCTGATAGGACAGAGGCCCGTGTGTCAAGCTCCGCCCATGAGCACAG AAGGGTCTCCTCAGACAAAACCTCCTTGTCCCGCCTCACCTCCGCGGTCAAGCCCCTGATGGACCCTCCCTCCTCTGAGGCCGTCATCGACATCAAGCCCGAGCTAGACGATGACCTCATCGGCGAGGACCCCGTGGACATGGGCGTCCTCCCAGGTCGCCTGCGTGGATCCACCTCCGGAGGAGGGCGGGCATCAGCTCAGATCTACAGGCCACCCCAGGGCAGGTCCTCCTCGGGGACAGGCAGGTCGGCGGACGCCTATAGGTCCTCAGAAGGGTCCTCGGGGTCTCACAGCAGGCAGCAGCACAGCAGCTATCACCTGGACAGTAGGAGCAGCAGAGACAGCAGGACATACAGAGATGGAGGCAGCAGCAGG CAGGAGGAGGCTTCGAGGAAGCGCAAAGCCCCGGTGGTGAGCTCCGTGGTGCGGGTGAACCAGGCAGCAGACGGGGGTCGagacagtgaggaggaggaggatgatgatgatgaagatgaaggaTACGGGGTCAAGAACCTGTCCAGCAGAGTGTCCCTGCCTTCCAAACCAGAACGCAA ACCCTCCCTGCCCCCGGCCAAACAAGCCAACAAGAACCTGCTACTGAGGGCTATGTCTGAGGCCCAGATCTCTATCAACAAGACTGCAGCCTACCCACCTA TACCACAGAGACAGACGGTTCCGGTGGCGCCCAGGACGCGTTCAACCGCTGACGAGATGAACGCAGCCATCCAGCTGGTTCAGGAGCACCTCCACGGCCTGGTCCCCAGGGGGCAGTCTTACACCCCCTCAGAGCCTCAGCCCCCCAGGCAGCTAG TAGTTCAGTCTCGGTCCCTGGCCTCTCGGCTGCAGTTAGACGTGCCAGAAGACACCATGAGCGCACAGCACAGTGACTATTTAG CTCTGGAGGTGGCTGAGGGGAGTGTTCTGAAGCCATTTGACACACGCTCCTTCATCGTGAGGAGACCTGAACTGGAGGAGGAGCTGGTTCCTGTCCGGAGCAGACTGGGACAACTGGACaag GTGCCTATGACGAGTAGGCTGGGGTTAGAGGAGGTGCCACCTCCTATGAGGAGTGGACTGGAGGAAGTGCCACCTCCTATGAGGAGTAGACGGGAGGAGACCGCAGTGCCTATGAGGAGCAGGCTGGGAGCCATGGTCAAGGAGGAGATCCAGCCAGCTACTCCACGTATGGTGCAGCCAGCCAG CAGTGAGAAGGCTGAAGCCGCGGGGTCAGCCAGTCCTAAATTCATTGTGACTCTGGATGGGGTTCCTAGCCCCCTGGGTAACCTAGGAGACTGTGACATGGAGGCAGACGACAGTTATCCTAAACCAACCAAGACCACCATGCCTGACCCCTCCATCCACCTCGGAACAAAACCCAAACTCAGCATCCACCACAGACTGCAGGGGGAACCACAATACCCTGATG AGTTAGGGATGGAgaccgaggaggaggaggcgggtcCTGTGAAGAGACAGAAGGTTCTGGAGAGGTGTAAGTTCTGGCCCGTCTGTAAGAGTGGAGATGAGTGTGTTTACCACCACCCTACCACTCAGTGCAA AACCTTCCCCAGCTGTAAGTTTGGGGACAAATGCCTGTTCGTCCATCCTAACTGTAAGTTTGACGGCAAGTGTTCCAAACCAGATTGTCCCTTCACTCACGTCAGCCGCAGAGGACCTGCCCCCTACGCCCCCCCAGTCAGACCAG TACCTCCAGtccagaccagcagtgtctgccGTTTCTTCCCAGAGTGTAAGAAGATGGACTGTCTCTTCTACCACCCCAAG CCGTGTCGGTTTGGAGCCCAGTGTAAACGTACTGGCTGCaccttctaccaccccactgcctcgGTCCCTCCCAGACACGCCCTCAAGTGGACTAAGGCCCAGAGCAG CTAG
- the zc3h14 gene encoding zinc finger CCCH domain-containing protein 14 isoform X1, producing MEIGTEISKKIRAAIKGKLQELGAYVDEELPDYIMVMVANKKTSQQMSDDLSLFLGNNTIKFTVWLHGVLEKLRSVAVGKFRLHGVLEKLRSVAVEPASLRPQLYSDTGTSSGKSEWKGEESKGLAVSSSRSDRTEARVSSSAHEHRRVSSDKTSLSRLTSAVKPLMDPPSSEAVIDIKPELDDDLIGEDPVDMGVLPGRLRGSTSGGGRASAQIYRPPQGRSSSGTGRSADAYRSSEGSSGSHSRQQHSSYHLDSRSSRDSRTYRDGGSSRQQEEASRKRKAPVVSSVVRVNQAADGGRDSEEEEDDDDEDEGYGVKNLSSRVSLPSKPERKPSLPPAKQANKNLLLRAMSEAQISINKTAAYPPIPQRQTVPVAPRTRSTADEMNAAIQLVQEHLHGLVPRGQSYTPSEPQPPRQLVVQSRSLASRLQLDVPEDTMSAQHSDYLALEVAEGSVLKPFDTRSFIVRRPELEEELVPVRSRLGQLDKVPMTSRLGLEEVPPPMRSGLEEVPPPMRSRREETAVPMRSRLGAMVKEEIQPATPRMVQPASSEKAEAAGSASPKFIVTLDGVPSPLGNLGDCDMEADDSYPKPTKTTMPDPSIHLGTKPKLSIHHRLQGEPQYPDELGMETEEEEAGPVKRQKVLERCKFWPVCKSGDECVYHHPTTQCKTFPSCKFGDKCLFVHPNCKFDGKCSKPDCPFTHVSRRGPAPYAPPVRPVPPVQTSSVCRFFPECKKMDCLFYHPKPCRFGAQCKRTGCTFYHPTASVPPRHALKWTKAQSS from the exons ATGGAGATCGGCACAGAGATAAGCAAGAAAATACGG GCTGCTATCAAGGGAAAGCTTCAAGAACTCGGTGCCTATGTTG acgaAGAGTTACCAGACTATATCATGGTGATGGTGGCCAACAAGAAGACTTCACAGCAGATGTCTGATGACCTGTCCCTCTTCCTCGGCAACAATACCATCAAGTTTACTGTCTG GTTACATGGAGTCCTGGAGAAGCTGAGGTCTGTGGCTGTAGGTAAGTTCAGGTTACATGGAGTCCTGGAGAAGCTGAGGTCTGTGGCTGTAG aacccGCGTCCCTGAGGCCTCAGCTGTACTCCGACACTGGCACCTCGTCAGGGAAGAGTGAGTGGAAGGGGGAGGAGTCAAAGGGCCTTGCGGTGTCCAGCTCACGCTCTGATAGGACAGAGGCCCGTGTGTCAAGCTCCGCCCATGAGCACAG AAGGGTCTCCTCAGACAAAACCTCCTTGTCCCGCCTCACCTCCGCGGTCAAGCCCCTGATGGACCCTCCCTCCTCTGAGGCCGTCATCGACATCAAGCCCGAGCTAGACGATGACCTCATCGGCGAGGACCCCGTGGACATGGGCGTCCTCCCAGGTCGCCTGCGTGGATCCACCTCCGGAGGAGGGCGGGCATCAGCTCAGATCTACAGGCCACCCCAGGGCAGGTCCTCCTCGGGGACAGGCAGGTCGGCGGACGCCTATAGGTCCTCAGAAGGGTCCTCGGGGTCTCACAGCAGGCAGCAGCACAGCAGCTATCACCTGGACAGTAGGAGCAGCAGAGACAGCAGGACATACAGAGATGGAGGCAGCAGCAGG CAGCAGGAGGAGGCTTCGAGGAAGCGCAAAGCCCCGGTGGTGAGCTCCGTGGTGCGGGTGAACCAGGCAGCAGACGGGGGTCGagacagtgaggaggaggaggatgatgatgatgaagatgaaggaTACGGGGTCAAGAACCTGTCCAGCAGAGTGTCCCTGCCTTCCAAACCAGAACGCAA ACCCTCCCTGCCCCCGGCCAAACAAGCCAACAAGAACCTGCTACTGAGGGCTATGTCTGAGGCCCAGATCTCTATCAACAAGACTGCAGCCTACCCACCTA TACCACAGAGACAGACGGTTCCGGTGGCGCCCAGGACGCGTTCAACCGCTGACGAGATGAACGCAGCCATCCAGCTGGTTCAGGAGCACCTCCACGGCCTGGTCCCCAGGGGGCAGTCTTACACCCCCTCAGAGCCTCAGCCCCCCAGGCAGCTAG TAGTTCAGTCTCGGTCCCTGGCCTCTCGGCTGCAGTTAGACGTGCCAGAAGACACCATGAGCGCACAGCACAGTGACTATTTAG CTCTGGAGGTGGCTGAGGGGAGTGTTCTGAAGCCATTTGACACACGCTCCTTCATCGTGAGGAGACCTGAACTGGAGGAGGAGCTGGTTCCTGTCCGGAGCAGACTGGGACAACTGGACaag GTGCCTATGACGAGTAGGCTGGGGTTAGAGGAGGTGCCACCTCCTATGAGGAGTGGACTGGAGGAAGTGCCACCTCCTATGAGGAGTAGACGGGAGGAGACCGCAGTGCCTATGAGGAGCAGGCTGGGAGCCATGGTCAAGGAGGAGATCCAGCCAGCTACTCCACGTATGGTGCAGCCAGCCAG CAGTGAGAAGGCTGAAGCCGCGGGGTCAGCCAGTCCTAAATTCATTGTGACTCTGGATGGGGTTCCTAGCCCCCTGGGTAACCTAGGAGACTGTGACATGGAGGCAGACGACAGTTATCCTAAACCAACCAAGACCACCATGCCTGACCCCTCCATCCACCTCGGAACAAAACCCAAACTCAGCATCCACCACAGACTGCAGGGGGAACCACAATACCCTGATG AGTTAGGGATGGAgaccgaggaggaggaggcgggtcCTGTGAAGAGACAGAAGGTTCTGGAGAGGTGTAAGTTCTGGCCCGTCTGTAAGAGTGGAGATGAGTGTGTTTACCACCACCCTACCACTCAGTGCAA AACCTTCCCCAGCTGTAAGTTTGGGGACAAATGCCTGTTCGTCCATCCTAACTGTAAGTTTGACGGCAAGTGTTCCAAACCAGATTGTCCCTTCACTCACGTCAGCCGCAGAGGACCTGCCCCCTACGCCCCCCCAGTCAGACCAG TACCTCCAGtccagaccagcagtgtctgccGTTTCTTCCCAGAGTGTAAGAAGATGGACTGTCTCTTCTACCACCCCAAG CCGTGTCGGTTTGGAGCCCAGTGTAAACGTACTGGCTGCaccttctaccaccccactgcctcgGTCCCTCCCAGACACGCCCTCAAGTGGACTAAGGCCCAGAGCAG CTAG
- the zc3h14 gene encoding zinc finger CCCH domain-containing protein 14 isoform X5, translating into MEIGTEISKKIRAAIKGKLQELGAYVDEELPDYIMVMVANKKTSQQMSDDLSLFLGNNTIKFTVWLHGVLEKLRSVAVEPASLRPQLYSDTGTSSGKSEWKGEESKGLAVSSSRSDRTEARVSSSAHEHRRVSSDKTSLSRLTSAVKPLMDPPSSEAVIDIKPELDDDLIGEDPVDMGVLPGRLRGSTSGGGRASAQIYRPPQGRSSSGTGRSADAYRSSEGSSGSHSRQQHSSYHLDSRSSRDSRTYRDGGSSRQQEEASRKRKAPVVSSVVRVNQAADGGRDSEEEEDDDDEDEGYGVKNLSSRVSLPSKPERKPSLPPAKQANKNLLLRAMSEAQISINKTAAYPPIPQRQTVPVAPRTRSTADEMNAAIQLVQEHLHGLVPRGQSYTPSEPQPPRQLVVQSRSLASRLQLDVPEDTMSAQHSDYLALEVAEGSVLKPFDTRSFIVRRPELEEELVPVRSRLGQLDKVPMTSRLGLEEVPPPMRSGLEEVPPPMRSRREETAVPMRSRLGAMVKEEIQPATPRMVQPASSEKAEAAGSASPKFIVTLDGVPSPLGNLGDCDMEADDSYPKPTKTTMPDPSIHLGTKPKLSIHHRLQGEPQYPDELGMETEEEEAGPVKRQKVLERCKFWPVCKSGDECVYHHPTTQCKTFPSCKFGDKCLFVHPNCKFDGKCSKPDCPFTHVSRRGPAPYAPPVRPVPPVQTSSVCRFFPECKKMDCLFYHPKPCRFGAQCKRTGCTFYHPTASVPPRHALKWTKAQSS; encoded by the exons ATGGAGATCGGCACAGAGATAAGCAAGAAAATACGG GCTGCTATCAAGGGAAAGCTTCAAGAACTCGGTGCCTATGTTG acgaAGAGTTACCAGACTATATCATGGTGATGGTGGCCAACAAGAAGACTTCACAGCAGATGTCTGATGACCTGTCCCTCTTCCTCGGCAACAATACCATCAAGTTTACTGTCTG GTTACATGGAGTCCTGGAGAAGCTGAGGTCTGTGGCTGTAG aacccGCGTCCCTGAGGCCTCAGCTGTACTCCGACACTGGCACCTCGTCAGGGAAGAGTGAGTGGAAGGGGGAGGAGTCAAAGGGCCTTGCGGTGTCCAGCTCACGCTCTGATAGGACAGAGGCCCGTGTGTCAAGCTCCGCCCATGAGCACAG AAGGGTCTCCTCAGACAAAACCTCCTTGTCCCGCCTCACCTCCGCGGTCAAGCCCCTGATGGACCCTCCCTCCTCTGAGGCCGTCATCGACATCAAGCCCGAGCTAGACGATGACCTCATCGGCGAGGACCCCGTGGACATGGGCGTCCTCCCAGGTCGCCTGCGTGGATCCACCTCCGGAGGAGGGCGGGCATCAGCTCAGATCTACAGGCCACCCCAGGGCAGGTCCTCCTCGGGGACAGGCAGGTCGGCGGACGCCTATAGGTCCTCAGAAGGGTCCTCGGGGTCTCACAGCAGGCAGCAGCACAGCAGCTATCACCTGGACAGTAGGAGCAGCAGAGACAGCAGGACATACAGAGATGGAGGCAGCAGCAGG CAGCAGGAGGAGGCTTCGAGGAAGCGCAAAGCCCCGGTGGTGAGCTCCGTGGTGCGGGTGAACCAGGCAGCAGACGGGGGTCGagacagtgaggaggaggaggatgatgatgatgaagatgaaggaTACGGGGTCAAGAACCTGTCCAGCAGAGTGTCCCTGCCTTCCAAACCAGAACGCAA ACCCTCCCTGCCCCCGGCCAAACAAGCCAACAAGAACCTGCTACTGAGGGCTATGTCTGAGGCCCAGATCTCTATCAACAAGACTGCAGCCTACCCACCTA TACCACAGAGACAGACGGTTCCGGTGGCGCCCAGGACGCGTTCAACCGCTGACGAGATGAACGCAGCCATCCAGCTGGTTCAGGAGCACCTCCACGGCCTGGTCCCCAGGGGGCAGTCTTACACCCCCTCAGAGCCTCAGCCCCCCAGGCAGCTAG TAGTTCAGTCTCGGTCCCTGGCCTCTCGGCTGCAGTTAGACGTGCCAGAAGACACCATGAGCGCACAGCACAGTGACTATTTAG CTCTGGAGGTGGCTGAGGGGAGTGTTCTGAAGCCATTTGACACACGCTCCTTCATCGTGAGGAGACCTGAACTGGAGGAGGAGCTGGTTCCTGTCCGGAGCAGACTGGGACAACTGGACaag GTGCCTATGACGAGTAGGCTGGGGTTAGAGGAGGTGCCACCTCCTATGAGGAGTGGACTGGAGGAAGTGCCACCTCCTATGAGGAGTAGACGGGAGGAGACCGCAGTGCCTATGAGGAGCAGGCTGGGAGCCATGGTCAAGGAGGAGATCCAGCCAGCTACTCCACGTATGGTGCAGCCAGCCAG CAGTGAGAAGGCTGAAGCCGCGGGGTCAGCCAGTCCTAAATTCATTGTGACTCTGGATGGGGTTCCTAGCCCCCTGGGTAACCTAGGAGACTGTGACATGGAGGCAGACGACAGTTATCCTAAACCAACCAAGACCACCATGCCTGACCCCTCCATCCACCTCGGAACAAAACCCAAACTCAGCATCCACCACAGACTGCAGGGGGAACCACAATACCCTGATG AGTTAGGGATGGAgaccgaggaggaggaggcgggtcCTGTGAAGAGACAGAAGGTTCTGGAGAGGTGTAAGTTCTGGCCCGTCTGTAAGAGTGGAGATGAGTGTGTTTACCACCACCCTACCACTCAGTGCAA AACCTTCCCCAGCTGTAAGTTTGGGGACAAATGCCTGTTCGTCCATCCTAACTGTAAGTTTGACGGCAAGTGTTCCAAACCAGATTGTCCCTTCACTCACGTCAGCCGCAGAGGACCTGCCCCCTACGCCCCCCCAGTCAGACCAG TACCTCCAGtccagaccagcagtgtctgccGTTTCTTCCCAGAGTGTAAGAAGATGGACTGTCTCTTCTACCACCCCAAG CCGTGTCGGTTTGGAGCCCAGTGTAAACGTACTGGCTGCaccttctaccaccccactgcctcgGTCCCTCCCAGACACGCCCTCAAGTGGACTAAGGCCCAGAGCAG CTAG